CGAACTGCTGCAGATGATGGTCGATATGTTTGTACATGAGCTGCCCCCATTCGGCGCCGCTCAGCTTCCCGAAGAATGAGTGCGTCTCTTTCCCGGCGGCGTCCGGCCCCTGCGCCACGAAGCGGTCGATGAGCCCGAGCAACTGATCGCGCTCGGCATCGAGCTGGCGCTCGTCGGCGACCACGAACGTCGGATCGGTCGGCGCATTCTTGCCGAACGGCTTTTCGCTGAAGATCGACTTCC
The sequence above is a segment of the Gemmatimonadaceae bacterium genome. Coding sequences within it:
- a CDS encoding DUF1569 domain-containing protein; this encodes MKTLFDPADRSALEARIRSLGTESQRLWGKMNAAQMLCHCGRPLETAVGDKPMKQAFIGKIIVPFIRKSIFSEKPFGKNAPTDPTFVVADERQLDAERDQLLGLIDRFVAQGPDAAGKETHSFFGKLSGAEWGQLMYKHIDHHLQQF